The segment GACCGCTGCGCCGCGTTCTCATCGCCAACCGCGGCGAGATCGCCGTACGCATCATCCGGGCGTGCCGCGAGTTGGGCCTCGAGACCGTCGCCGTCGCGAGCGACGCGGACCGCGGCGCGCCGCACGCGCGGCTGGCCGGCCGCACCGAGCACCTCGGACCCGCCGACCCGCGTGAGAGCTACCTGCACCAAGGCCGCCTGCTCGACGCGGCGCGCCGGTCGGGCGCGGACGCGGTGCACCCGGGGTACGGCTTCCTCGCCGAATCCGCGGCCTTCGCCGACGCCGTCGCCCGCGCGGGCCTGCGGTTCGTCGGCCCGCCGGCCGCCGTCATCGCGCGCCTGGGGGACAAGACCGCG is part of the bacterium genome and harbors:
- a CDS encoding biotin carboxylase N-terminal domain-containing protein yields the protein MTGRPLRRVLIANRGEIAVRIIRACRELGLETVAVASDADRGAPHARLAGRTEHLGPADPRESYLHQGRLLDAARRSGADAVHPGYGFLAESAAFADAVARAGLRFVGPPAAVIARLGDKTA